gaggtgcatacaaagagttcccatctgctggttcactccccaaatgtctgcagtgatgggggctgggccaggccaaagctgggggccCAGAacccagtctaggtctcccacatgggtgactagGACTCATTTACTTGAGCCAAGATCTTCTGCTtacagggtatgcattagcaggaagctggaattgggagcagagccaggatttgaagtcAGGCACTGTCACGTGGGATATAGATATCCCAATTGGCAATTTAGATTAAACTCCTGCTCCTCCATCTCTAAATTTAGTTGAAGATTTTCTAGAGGAAATTTTTACATTTCATACAGTTCAGGGATGTGTATATAGGTGTTTGTCATATCGTCTTGTATTCTtttatgtatatttgaaatatgtcACGATGAAATAAAAGGTATTTTAATCTTTGTGGTGTACACAGTTAAGAATACAGCAAGTCTTATTTATATGGAACTATTTATTACACTGGCAACAAATATTGTAGAAGAAACTATTTATTCAACATGTCAGGATAAAAAAGAAAGCCATCATCTGGATCTTTTCACAGGTCTCCAAACCATTCACAGTCATTAACACAAAGCCAAATGCGGGCAGATGGTTGGAGACCACATGGCACACAGTCACAAAGCAGATGTATAAAGATGGGCATGTACTGAAAGGTACCCACTGTCAAATCATAAAGCCCAGGTCACACGACGCGTCTGGACTTGTGATTTGCTTGGAATATCTTCCTTCGAGCTTATGGAGGAGTGCATGCGGACAATGCTGCGAGGCATTATGGTGTTTTCTGGTAATGACATCACCTGGACAGAAGTCTTAGGCAGCTGTGTATTCTCACGTTCCTTGGCAGGATTAGTGAGGTGCAGCCAGGTGCTGCAATTTATGGACTGCTTGCACTGTATGAGAGAGATGATTCCTAGGGAAATGAGAAACCAGGGAATGGGATGAAGGAACAATGGAGAGTCCTAGGCACGCTTCCCTCCATGTTGGCAGAAGGTCCTGACCCAAAGCCCAGGGAATCCCATCCAACTACCCTATTCCATCTGGGAGGGGAATGGTTTAGTGGAGGAGACTGGAATTATACGCACAGtagcttaaacattttttttgaggGAAGAGATGTCTCTTTACGGGTTAGGAAGTACAAttgcaaatgaaaatttaaaggcTTATTAAGAACGAAGGTTTCTGGTTTTGGTAGGTGCCCATTTAGCATCAGCTGTTGCTTTTCCCTGTCCTCAAGCAGGCTTGGCACTTCACTCTGCTTCTGCAGTCTGTTGCCCCTCTCTATAATGAGCATTCTGTCCCAGCCATGCTCTTTGACTGTGACTGTGGTGGTCATCTCTGCCTAAAGGTGGAGAAGGTGTGAAAGACAGAAGACACTCTTCACACAGGCCCgatctccagctctctccctataGGAACTGTCCTACAGAATGGATCAAGGTGAGCTTTAGCCTGTCAAAATGCAGGggtagaatttttttattttattttttcatttccctgtCCCATCCTTTCACCTTCTTGTCTATCTTGGCTGCATTGGTTCTTATTACCCTTCATAGACATAGTGCAGACACTCACCAgtgacaaaaaagaagaaaacatttaggTAGGCAATGAAAGTGGCCAGGGACATCTTGTATCTAGTGAAGTATACGGTTTCACCTTGTCTTAGCTTTTGGTGATATAGTAGGAGTGCACAGACCAGAAGGATACCTAATGTCCagacaggagaaaaaaagaaaagagtccTTTTTCAGGAACTTTCTTTTGCTCAATTCATTCCCCCAAGTTACACGTGACCTCCCAGGTTTCACTCTGATTGGCTGTGTTTTTGACCTGGCTTTGGTGATAGACCTAATTCAGAAGCTGTATATAGGTCTGACCGAGAGAACTGGGAAGGCCAGTTAGCTAGAGGCTGCAGCTTGGACCCATAAACCCGTCACACCTCCCTCCTGTGTTAGAGGAGCTCGGAAGTTACCTGAGAGGAGACCTTCGGTGGCAGTGAGGAGGTGCATATATATGTTCTGAGGAATCACATAGGTGAATTCCAGACCCAGGATCAAGTTAAGGGAGAAGGAAATGCCGAGGACTGCAATCATCATCATCCGGATTCTTTCCAGCTCACCTGTGGGGAAGCAGAGCTGTAgtgaggccagggcctgggaaaTCACTAGGTGGAAATGGGAACAGAGTGAAGATTTGACTAAGTAACAAAGCAAGAGGGGCAGCATAAAGGGGCAGGGCCCCTCAGCTGAACGAGAGGAACCCAGAAACTGCTCCCTGTCTTGGTGTCTCTGTAAGCCTCTTTCTCTCCTGTTAATTTCTCAGAACTCATTCCTTGTTAAATACTCCAATTCACCCTGCCTTCTTTCAGAGGCAACGCGACCTATTTTTCCTCCTCGCCAGTTCCCTTCCTTTCACACTCCTCACACTCGAGTTGTGCTTTACGCTGCCCTCACCCCCACTCCTACTGCCAACGTTTCTCAGTTGCCTAGCAGATAAATAGGTAAGCTTCTGAACTTTTCTCTCAGACATGCAAATGGTGGATTGTGGAGTCTGCCTTGCCTGTGTGGTTTCTGGACATGGACACACTGCCACTTGGAAAGTTGTGCCATAGAAGAATGGAAAAGCTGGTGGGGTGCAGGAAACTAAAGCAATGACGAACCCTTCCTCACCACTCATTTCTTCCCAGAGAGTAGTTCTGACCTTCTGGCCAAGTAGTAATGCAGCATGTCATCCATGGACTGTGGTTCACCTTGAtcttttgtcttttggggatcAGCTCCACCCATTCATCCACGATGATTCCTATTGTCAACAagactgtggcccaggaggaggagagcaTGTTGATGGCCTGCATATTTCTGCTTGATATATACACCATTGCGAGTGG
This window of the Lepus europaeus isolate LE1 chromosome 7, mLepTim1.pri, whole genome shotgun sequence genome carries:
- the TMEM225 gene encoding transmembrane protein 225, translating into MVYISSRNMQAINMLSSSWATVLLTIGIIVDEWVELIPKRQKIKVNHSPWMTCCITTWPEVISQALASLQLCFPTGELERIRMMMIAVLGISFSLNLILGLEFTYVIPQNIYMHLLTATEGLLSGIISLIQCKQSINCSTWLHLTNPAKERENTQLPKTSVQVMSLPENTIMPRSIVRMHSSISSKEDIPSKSQVQTRRVTWAL